A window of Exiguobacterium sp. FSL W8-0210 contains these coding sequences:
- the pgsA gene encoding CDP-diacylglycerol--glycerol-3-phosphate 3-phosphatidyltransferase translates to MNLPNQLTVLRVLLIPVFVIVLAIDPNWGQWDVLGAELPVSHFVAAIIFLVASLTDWLDGYIARKQKLVTNFGKFMDPLADKMLVAAALVYLVELEFVAAWIVVIILCREFAVTGLRLVASDEGIVLAAGNSGKAKTWVQLTSITAYLLHDIIFAMWNIPFADITMWLALILTIYSGVEYFSKNIKLITKSM, encoded by the coding sequence ATGAACTTACCGAATCAATTGACAGTATTACGCGTTTTATTAATTCCCGTGTTCGTCATCGTACTTGCGATTGATCCGAACTGGGGACAGTGGGATGTACTAGGAGCTGAACTTCCCGTCTCACACTTCGTTGCAGCCATCATCTTCCTTGTTGCTTCACTGACGGACTGGCTTGATGGGTATATCGCCCGCAAACAAAAACTAGTGACGAACTTTGGAAAATTCATGGATCCACTTGCTGATAAGATGTTAGTCGCTGCTGCGCTCGTCTACCTCGTGGAACTTGAGTTCGTCGCGGCTTGGATCGTCGTCATCATTCTCTGCCGTGAGTTCGCAGTCACGGGTCTGCGTCTTGTCGCTTCTGACGAAGGCATCGTTCTTGCTGCCGGAAACTCTGGGAAAGCCAAGACTTGGGTCCAGCTGACATCGATCACGGCATATTTGTTGCACGATATCATCTTTGCGATGTGGAACATTCCGTTCGCAGATATTACGATGTGGCTTGCTTTGATCTTGACGATCTACTCAGGCGTCGAATATTTCTCGAAAAACATTAAGTTAATTACGAAATCCATGTAA